GGCGATCACGCGTCGCGCACTTCGACCCGCTCGATCTGCGCGCCGAGGGCGCGCAGGCGCTCGTCGATGCGCTCGTAGCCGCGCTCGATCTGCTGCACGTTGTGGATCGTGCTCTGTCCGTCGGCGGCGAGGGCGGCGAGGAGCATCGCCATGCCGGCCCGGATATCGGGCGAGTCGACGCTGCCGGCGTGGAGTCGCGACGGACCGACGACGAGCGCGCGGTGCGGGTCGCACAGCACGATCCGCGCCCCCATGCCCACCAGCTTGTCCACGAAGAACATGCGCGATTCGAACATCTTCTCGTGCATCAGGATCACGCCGTGGCACTGCGTGGCGGTCACGATCGCGATGGACATGAGGTCGGCCGGGAACGCCGGCCAGGGCTGGTCTTCGAGCTTGGGGACGTGGCCGCCGAGATCGCTCTGCATGATCCGGGCCTGGTCGGCGGGCACCACGAGGTCCGCGCCGTCCACCTGGCAGGTGATGCCCAGGCGCTCGAACCCGATGCGGGTGGAACGCAGGTGTTCAACGCCGGCGCGCTCGATGCGGAGCGCGGAGTTGGTGACCGCGGCGAGGCCGATGAACGAGCCGACCTCGATATGATCGGGGCCGATCTCGTAGGTGGCGCCGCCCAGCGACCGCCCGCCGTCGATGGTCAGCGTGTTGGTGCCGATCCCGTGGATCTGCGCCCCGAGCGCGACGAGGAAACGCGCCAGGTCCTGCACGTGCGGCTCGCCGGCCGCGTTGCGGAGCACCGTCGTGCCACGGGCCGTGGCGGCCGCCATGAGGGCGTTCTCGGTGGCGGTCACGCTGGGCTCGTCGAGGAACACGTCGGCTCCGGTGAACCCGTCGACGCGCATCTCGTACTGCGTGGACA
This window of the Gemmatimonadaceae bacterium genome carries:
- the murA gene encoding UDP-N-acetylglucosamine 1-carboxyvinyltransferase; translated protein: MSALQFVVQGGHSLSGTIRPAGNKNAALPIIAATLLTEQPVTLTNVPRIRDVETLVELVRSVGASAEWSDRNTLAVHARSVHAARLDPVLCARIRASILLAAPLLARSGAVVLPPPGGDVIGRRRLDTHFHVLRELGATFTVSTQYEMRVDGFTGADVFLDEPSVTATENALMAAATARGTTVLRNAAGEPHVQDLARFLVALGAQIHGIGTNTLTIDGGRSLGGATYEIGPDHIEVGSFIGLAAVTNSALRIERAGVEHLRSTRIGFERLGITCQVDGADLVVPADQARIMQSDLGGHVPKLEDQPWPAFPADLMSIAIVTATQCHGVILMHEKMFESRMFFVDKLVGMGARIVLCDPHRALVVGPSRLHAGSVDSPDIRAGMAMLLAALAADGQSTIHNVQQIERGYERIDERLRALGAQIERVEVRDA